A single genomic interval of Terriglobus albidus harbors:
- a CDS encoding excinuclease ABC subunit C encodes MPDAFHLRHRVSFSADTAQETLRQLPESAGVLALRGADETTQPYLTKAANLRRRAARLLAPAEGQTRRLNLRDRVAFVEWTTAGSDFESLLCLYQATAAFFSLPEARKRLKLFVPYTVRFVAENAFPRVYVTNRLAKNALNETYGPFPSRAAAERYADAMLDLFKLRRCWEELEPYPEHPGCVYGEMKKCLAPCQQRCTPEEYADESTRVRAFLETDGQSLLSTVAQERDDASAAMEFERAAELHARWQKVKSAADLAPELVTALPRLRAVLLQPCGEGEVTVFLVHGGCLTGPEIFATRDIRAARAQEETGSSLFAQPLTLQPVALEGESEAAGPEDRLRDLLQRLQKRAKTPADMALLGDHLALLKRWYYRPEKSRTGRIFFADKDWPWRRMLNGAAALGNRVVTAPETIA; translated from the coding sequence ATGCCGGATGCGTTCCACCTCAGGCACCGCGTCTCCTTCTCGGCCGATACGGCCCAGGAGACCCTGCGCCAGTTGCCGGAATCAGCCGGTGTCCTGGCCCTGCGCGGAGCCGACGAGACCACGCAGCCCTACCTGACCAAGGCTGCCAACCTGCGCCGCCGCGCCGCCCGCCTGCTCGCCCCAGCCGAAGGACAGACCCGCCGTCTGAACCTGCGCGACCGTGTCGCCTTCGTCGAGTGGACCACCGCCGGCAGCGACTTCGAAAGCCTGCTCTGCCTCTATCAGGCCACCGCCGCCTTCTTCTCCCTTCCGGAGGCCCGCAAGCGGCTCAAGCTCTTCGTTCCCTATACCGTCCGCTTCGTCGCCGAAAACGCCTTTCCCCGGGTCTATGTCACCAACCGGCTCGCGAAGAATGCCCTCAATGAGACCTACGGCCCCTTCCCCTCACGCGCCGCCGCCGAACGCTACGCCGATGCCATGCTCGATCTCTTCAAGCTGCGCCGCTGCTGGGAGGAGCTTGAACCCTATCCGGAGCACCCGGGCTGCGTCTACGGCGAGATGAAGAAGTGCCTGGCCCCATGCCAGCAGCGGTGCACACCGGAGGAGTACGCCGACGAGTCCACGCGTGTCCGCGCCTTTCTGGAGACCGACGGCCAATCCCTCCTATCCACCGTGGCCCAGGAGCGCGACGATGCCTCGGCCGCGATGGAGTTCGAGCGCGCCGCCGAGCTTCATGCCCGCTGGCAAAAGGTGAAGTCCGCCGCCGACCTCGCTCCCGAACTGGTCACGGCCTTGCCTCGATTGCGCGCTGTGCTGCTGCAGCCCTGCGGAGAAGGCGAGGTTACCGTCTTTCTGGTCCACGGCGGCTGCCTCACCGGTCCGGAGATCTTCGCGACACGCGATATCCGCGCCGCCCGTGCCCAGGAAGAGACAGGAAGCTCCCTCTTCGCCCAGCCATTGACGTTGCAACCTGTCGCCCTGGAAGGTGAGTCCGAGGCCGCTGGGCCGGAAGACCGTCTACGCGATCTGCTGCAGCGGCTTCAGAAGCGCGCTAAAACACCCGCCGATATGGCGCTGCTGGGTGATCATCTCGCCCTGTTGAAGCGCTGGTACTACCGGCCCGAGAAGTCCCGCACCGGACGCATCTTCTTCGCCGACAAGGACTGGCCATGGCGCCGCATGCTGAACGGCGCAGCCGCGCTGGGGAATCGGGTAGTGACGGCACCGGAGACTATCGCTTAA
- the rplJ gene encoding 50S ribosomal protein L10: MAVSKAKKHATVEFLAKDLANSTSAIVGTFSGLTAGKDFSLRKTIREAGGKYHVIKNKLAPKAAAGTKIEAALHGLKGVSSVAYTEGDPVALAKALSTWVKDNAEFTFKLGIIDGKVITVAEIGDLAALPGKEEIFSKLLFLINAPAQRLATVINATGRDLAVVINQGVEKGKFGGAAPAAAAVAEPETQAEAAATEAPAEGA, encoded by the coding sequence ATGGCAGTGTCCAAGGCAAAGAAGCACGCAACGGTCGAGTTCCTCGCGAAGGATCTGGCCAACTCCACCTCGGCGATCGTCGGCACCTTCTCGGGTCTGACGGCGGGCAAGGATTTCTCGCTCCGCAAGACCATCCGCGAGGCGGGCGGCAAGTATCACGTCATTAAGAACAAGCTGGCGCCGAAGGCGGCCGCCGGCACCAAGATTGAGGCTGCACTGCACGGTCTGAAGGGCGTCAGCTCGGTTGCTTATACCGAGGGCGATCCGGTCGCTCTGGCCAAGGCGCTCTCGACCTGGGTCAAGGACAACGCTGAGTTCACCTTTAAGCTGGGCATTATCGACGGCAAGGTGATCACGGTTGCCGAGATCGGCGATCTGGCTGCCCTGCCCGGCAAGGAAGAGATCTTCTCGAAGCTGCTCTTCCTCATCAATGCTCCGGCACAGCGTCTGGCGACGGTCATCAATGCGACCGGCCGCGACCTGGCGGTTGTGATCAACCAGGGCGTCGAGAAGGGCAAGTTCGGCGGCGCGGCCCCGGCTGCTGCCGCAGTGGCAGAGCCCGAGACGCAGGCCGAAGCGGCTGCAACCGAGGCTCCGGCCGAGGGCGCGTAA
- a CDS encoding Uma2 family endonuclease, protein MQLSLDKVAMPARLTPSKPMTDAELLEFCATNDFYQIEREPNGDLSIMTPSGGSTSHRNVYIARMLDEWAEKFGGVAFDSNAGFVLPDGSMRSPDAAWIEGERWWALSEREQEVFAPITPYFVIELRSPSDKLPELEAKMEMWLANGVQLAWLIDPLRKTVVIYRPGREPEEQEGHTSAFGEGLLASFELPLGRIWR, encoded by the coding sequence ATGCAACTCTCGCTCGACAAAGTCGCGATGCCCGCACGGCTTACTCCCTCAAAGCCGATGACGGATGCGGAACTCCTGGAGTTCTGCGCGACGAATGACTTCTATCAGATTGAGCGTGAGCCGAACGGGGACCTGAGTATCATGACTCCTTCTGGGGGAAGCACTAGCCATCGGAATGTCTACATTGCACGCATGCTGGATGAATGGGCGGAGAAGTTCGGTGGCGTCGCCTTCGATTCGAACGCTGGATTTGTTTTGCCGGATGGCTCGATGCGCAGTCCGGATGCGGCATGGATCGAGGGAGAACGCTGGTGGGCGCTCTCTGAACGCGAGCAGGAGGTATTTGCTCCGATCACTCCGTACTTTGTGATCGAGTTGCGGTCGCCGTCGGATAAGCTTCCTGAGCTCGAAGCCAAGATGGAGATGTGGCTCGCTAACGGGGTGCAACTGGCGTGGCTGATTGATCCTCTGCGGAAGACGGTTGTGATCTACCGTCCCGGTCGAGAGCCTGAGGAGCAGGAAGGGCATACTTCTGCTTTCGGTGAAGGGCTGTTGGCGAGTTTTGAGTTGCCCCTAGGCCGGATTTGGAGATAG
- the rplL gene encoding 50S ribosomal protein L7/L12, with amino-acid sequence MADIQQLEDQIVSLSLLDAAALVKKLEERLGVSAAAAAPVVVAGAGAGAAAPAAEEKTEFTVILKEAGANKINTIKAVREVTSLGLKEAKDLVDGAPKPLKENVSKDEAAAVAKKFEGIAAVEIK; translated from the coding sequence ATGGCGGACATTCAGCAGTTGGAAGATCAGATCGTTAGCCTGAGCCTGCTCGACGCGGCGGCTCTCGTCAAGAAGCTCGAGGAGCGCCTCGGCGTCTCCGCGGCAGCCGCGGCCCCTGTGGTCGTCGCTGGCGCCGGTGCGGGTGCTGCTGCTCCCGCGGCCGAAGAGAAGACCGAGTTCACCGTCATCCTGAAGGAAGCCGGCGCGAACAAGATCAACACCATCAAGGCTGTGCGCGAAGTCACCAGCCTGGGCCTCAAGGAAGCCAAGGACCTGGTCGACGGCGCTCCGAAGCCCTTGAAGGAGAACGTCTCGAAGGACGAAGCGGCTGCCGTTGCGAAGAAGTTCGAAGGCATCGCGGCTGTCGAGATCAAGTAA
- a CDS encoding catalase family peroxidase, whose product MPLPNDERVVDLANRILAQFDTLFGLHPGFRAAHAKGLMLTGSFTAAPEALSLTNAPHVSRPSTPVTARFSNSTGLPMLPDSVADANPRGLAIRFNLAEHVHTDIVSHSIDAFPTRTGDEFIELLKAIGASGPDVPSPKPVEVFLGSHPAALAFVQAPKPFPVSLATESYFGVTAFAFTNAQGETKYGRYRIVPEAGEHFFSDEEGAKLAQDYHYDEIAERVSKAPIRFRILVQVAGPEDTVDDATAHWPESRPLVELGVVELNAVLPDSLAQQKHIIFDPIPRCEGIEASADPLLELRAAIYLLSGRRRRAAQPA is encoded by the coding sequence ATGCCTCTTCCGAACGATGAACGCGTCGTCGACCTCGCCAACCGTATTCTTGCCCAGTTTGATACGCTCTTCGGTCTTCATCCCGGTTTCCGTGCTGCTCACGCCAAGGGGCTGATGCTGACCGGCTCCTTTACAGCGGCGCCTGAGGCTTTGTCCCTGACCAACGCGCCTCATGTCTCCCGTCCGTCGACGCCGGTAACGGCACGTTTCTCGAACTCCACCGGTCTGCCGATGCTGCCGGATAGCGTGGCGGACGCTAATCCGCGGGGCCTGGCGATCCGTTTCAACCTGGCGGAGCACGTCCACACCGACATCGTCAGCCATTCCATCGATGCCTTCCCCACGCGTACGGGCGACGAGTTCATCGAGCTGCTGAAGGCCATCGGCGCCAGCGGACCCGATGTTCCCTCACCCAAGCCGGTTGAGGTCTTTCTTGGCTCGCATCCGGCGGCGCTGGCGTTTGTCCAGGCTCCCAAGCCCTTCCCGGTCAGCCTGGCGACCGAAAGCTACTTCGGTGTGACCGCGTTTGCCTTTACCAACGCGCAGGGCGAGACGAAGTATGGCCGCTATCGCATCGTTCCGGAGGCGGGCGAACACTTCTTCAGCGATGAGGAAGGAGCAAAGCTTGCTCAGGACTATCACTATGACGAGATCGCCGAGCGCGTCTCCAAGGCGCCGATCAGGTTCCGGATTCTGGTGCAGGTTGCCGGCCCGGAGGACACGGTCGACGATGCAACGGCGCACTGGCCGGAGTCGCGTCCGCTGGTGGAACTGGGTGTGGTGGAGTTGAATGCTGTCCTGCCGGACTCCCTGGCACAGCAGAAGCACATCATCTTCGATCCCATTCCGCGCTGTGAAGGCATTGAGGCGTCTGCAGATCCGTTGCTGGAGCTGCGGGCAGCCATCTATCTGCTGAGCGGCCGCCGCCGTCGTGCGGCGCAGCCGGCGTAG
- a CDS encoding putative bifunctional diguanylate cyclase/phosphodiesterase: MRCPSTLVDESGRLRALEEYALSERLGLPALAPVVRLAAEMFQMPMSAVNLIGEQHVFFAASYGIDGFDMSRDVSFCAHAILQDDVMVVPDATHDVRFHDNPLVTGEPGIRFYAGMPLRSPSGHAIGALCVIDRAPHATFAERDQERLREFAALVSDKLELRRLEVAHQTSRFQEIAATSPGPLLGFNRKLELTFCNSAAAAVLGAARETLLARRIGEILPRLDERRILEFIGNVIATGVSQHVSIETLALRPEGSMLPVEVVFFTWKEEGEERYGLMLTDITERRNHEQELFRLENFDKLTGLANRKVLRHEVAGALEEHVALALVAIDLDSFKDMNDTLGYKAGDEVLHALSERMTRLLKPGDMLARMGGDEFAVLLRGRELPAVRAFANTLLTTVGKQLEVAGHRIRVTASCGIALAAEQRDDAEELLGNADLALYQAKTLGRGHVSVYLPALRQEAIERRQFDAELHHAVENEEFELFYQPQIHLQTGTLVGAEALIRWRHPQKGYLAPAAFLPLLEASSLAGTVGTWVLRRACEQASLWRQRDEGRFRMGVNLFAAQFLTGDLVEQVQQSIDQYHLLPRNVELEITENIILNQDGTILDTLRQLREAGVCIAFDDFGTGFASLSLLRDYPVTQIKIDRSFTSNMCCSTRDEATVAATIGLARNYDLDVIAEGIETEEQLQKLKRIGCDEGQGYLFGKPMPAVEFEKKFLAS; the protein is encoded by the coding sequence ATGCGCTGCCCCTCCACCCTGGTCGACGAGTCTGGACGACTGCGGGCGCTGGAGGAGTACGCTCTGAGCGAGCGGCTCGGTCTTCCTGCGCTGGCGCCGGTTGTCCGTCTCGCGGCTGAGATGTTCCAGATGCCGATGTCGGCGGTCAATTTGATCGGCGAACAGCACGTCTTCTTCGCTGCCAGTTACGGTATTGATGGTTTCGACATGTCGCGCGACGTGTCGTTCTGCGCGCATGCCATCCTGCAGGACGATGTCATGGTCGTGCCTGACGCTACTCATGACGTCCGCTTCCACGACAATCCATTGGTGACTGGTGAGCCGGGAATCCGGTTTTACGCCGGGATGCCTCTGCGTTCGCCCTCCGGACATGCCATCGGCGCGCTCTGTGTCATTGACCGGGCGCCGCATGCGACCTTCGCGGAACGTGACCAGGAACGGCTTCGTGAATTCGCAGCACTGGTCAGCGACAAGCTGGAGCTGCGCAGGCTGGAAGTAGCACACCAGACGAGCCGGTTTCAAGAGATTGCGGCTACATCTCCGGGGCCTTTGCTTGGCTTCAACCGGAAACTTGAGCTGACCTTCTGTAATAGCGCTGCGGCAGCCGTTCTGGGAGCTGCGCGTGAGACGTTACTCGCGAGACGGATTGGTGAGATTCTGCCGCGTCTGGATGAAAGGCGGATTCTGGAGTTTATCGGCAATGTAATCGCCACCGGAGTCTCGCAGCATGTCTCCATCGAAACCCTTGCGTTGCGTCCCGAAGGCTCAATGCTGCCGGTCGAGGTTGTGTTCTTCACCTGGAAGGAAGAGGGAGAAGAACGTTACGGCCTGATGCTGACCGACATCACCGAGCGGCGGAATCATGAGCAGGAGCTATTCCGGCTGGAAAACTTCGACAAGCTCACCGGCCTGGCCAATCGCAAGGTGCTGCGGCATGAGGTTGCCGGCGCATTGGAAGAGCACGTTGCCCTCGCACTGGTGGCGATCGATCTGGACAGCTTCAAAGACATGAACGACACCCTCGGATACAAGGCGGGCGATGAGGTGCTGCATGCATTGTCAGAACGGATGACCCGCCTGCTGAAACCGGGTGACATGCTGGCCCGCATGGGCGGCGATGAGTTCGCCGTGCTTCTTCGCGGACGCGAGCTTCCGGCAGTCCGCGCATTTGCGAACACGCTGTTGACCACCGTCGGCAAGCAGCTTGAGGTCGCCGGCCATCGCATCCGTGTCACGGCGAGCTGTGGCATCGCGCTCGCCGCCGAGCAGCGGGACGACGCGGAGGAGCTCCTGGGAAATGCGGACCTGGCCCTGTACCAGGCGAAGACGCTCGGCCGTGGTCACGTCTCGGTCTATCTGCCGGCGCTGCGGCAGGAGGCGATCGAGCGGCGGCAGTTCGACGCCGAGCTCCATCATGCCGTCGAGAACGAGGAGTTCGAGCTCTTCTATCAGCCGCAGATTCATCTACAGACCGGCACCCTGGTGGGAGCTGAGGCGCTGATTCGCTGGAGACATCCTCAGAAGGGATATCTGGCGCCGGCGGCGTTTCTTCCGCTGCTGGAAGCCAGCTCTCTGGCTGGAACCGTCGGGACGTGGGTGTTACGGAGAGCCTGTGAACAGGCGTCTCTCTGGCGCCAGAGAGACGAAGGCAGATTCCGCATGGGAGTCAATCTCTTCGCCGCCCAATTCCTTACCGGTGACCTGGTGGAACAGGTGCAGCAGAGTATCGACCAGTATCATCTGCTGCCACGGAACGTGGAGCTGGAGATCACCGAGAACATCATCCTGAATCAGGACGGGACGATTCTGGACACATTGAGGCAGTTGCGGGAGGCCGGGGTCTGCATCGCATTCGACGATTTCGGTACTGGCTTTGCTTCGTTGAGCCTGCTGCGCGATTATCCGGTCACGCAGATCAAGATCGATCGCAGCTTTACCAGCAACATGTGCTGCTCCACGCGCGATGAGGCAACGGTGGCCGCGACGATCGGTCTGGCACGGAACTACGACCTGGATGTGATTGCCGAGGGCATCGAGACCGAAGAGCAACTACAGAAGCTCAAGCGGATCGGGTGTGATGAGGGGCAGGGATATCTGTTCGGGAAACCAATGCCTGCGGTGGAGTTTGAGAAGAAGTTTCTGGCGTCGTAG
- the rpe gene encoding ribulose-phosphate 3-epimerase, whose protein sequence is MTELCFSILAADFAHLADDVAKATEGGGTVVHFDVMDGVFVPNISIGPPVLNSLRKATALPIDCHLMIANADAYIPAFADNGADWVSVQWEACRHLNRTLELIRSHGMKPGVVINPATPVEFLTDVLDIVDHVLVMTVNPGFGGQAFIPGTLKKIERLAQMRQERDLDFRIQVDGGIDHTTVESVVKAGAELLVAGTSVFGRGQAVEDARSLLDLARKAELARKTELATSGR, encoded by the coding sequence GTGACCGAGCTCTGCTTTTCCATCCTCGCGGCCGACTTTGCCCACCTCGCTGATGACGTCGCTAAAGCCACAGAAGGCGGTGGCACGGTGGTCCATTTCGATGTGATGGATGGCGTCTTTGTTCCCAACATCAGCATCGGGCCGCCGGTGCTGAATAGCCTGCGCAAGGCGACGGCGCTGCCCATCGACTGCCACCTGATGATCGCCAATGCCGATGCCTACATCCCAGCCTTTGCCGACAACGGCGCCGACTGGGTGAGCGTGCAGTGGGAGGCGTGCCGGCACCTGAACCGCACGCTGGAGCTGATCCGGAGCCACGGCATGAAGCCCGGTGTTGTGATCAATCCGGCGACTCCGGTGGAGTTTCTCACCGATGTGCTGGACATTGTGGATCACGTCCTGGTGATGACCGTAAACCCCGGCTTCGGAGGGCAGGCGTTCATCCCCGGCACACTGAAAAAGATCGAGCGCCTGGCCCAGATGCGGCAGGAGCGCGACCTGGACTTCCGCATTCAGGTCGACGGCGGCATCGACCACACGACGGTAGAAAGCGTGGTTAAGGCCGGAGCCGAGCTGCTGGTCGCCGGCACCTCGGTCTTTGGCCGCGGACAGGCCGTCGAGGACGCCCGTAGCCTGCTGGATCTGGCAAGGAAGGCCGAGCTGGCGCGAAAGACTGAATTGGCCACGTCAGGCAGATAA
- the rplA gene encoding 50S ribosomal protein L1, with protein MAKKLSKNVAKARAAVEPRPYTLADAVSLLQKVKFAKFDETVDLTMRLGVDTRHADQMVRSTVVLPHGLGKTKRVAVITTGDRLRDAEAAGADFFGGEELVEKIQKENWTDFDALIATPDMMKSVGRLGKVLGPKGLMPNPKTGTVTTDVAAAIKEIKAGKVEFRADKTALVHVPVGKLSFDQQKLVENAMTVITAVVKAKPSAAKGKYVKAAYVSSTMGPGVQLDSSVIDAAGKA; from the coding sequence ATGGCTAAGAAGCTTTCCAAGAATGTCGCGAAGGCGCGTGCGGCCGTAGAGCCCCGCCCCTACACTCTCGCAGACGCCGTTTCCCTGTTGCAGAAGGTCAAGTTTGCCAAGTTCGACGAGACCGTCGATCTGACCATGCGCCTGGGCGTTGATACCCGCCACGCCGACCAGATGGTCCGCAGCACCGTGGTTCTGCCGCATGGTCTGGGTAAGACCAAGCGCGTTGCCGTCATCACGACCGGCGACCGTCTGCGCGACGCAGAGGCAGCGGGTGCCGACTTCTTCGGCGGCGAAGAGCTGGTGGAGAAGATTCAGAAGGAAAACTGGACCGATTTCGACGCCCTGATCGCGACGCCCGACATGATGAAGTCGGTCGGCCGCCTCGGTAAGGTGCTCGGTCCTAAGGGCTTGATGCCCAACCCGAAGACCGGAACGGTCACCACTGACGTGGCTGCCGCGATCAAGGAGATCAAGGCCGGTAAGGTTGAGTTCCGCGCCGACAAGACGGCTCTTGTGCACGTCCCGGTGGGCAAGCTCTCCTTCGATCAGCAAAAGCTGGTTGAGAATGCCATGACCGTGATCACCGCCGTCGTGAAGGCGAAGCCTTCCGCTGCCAAGGGCAAGTATGTGAAGGCTGCCTATGTCAGCTCCACGATGGGTCCCGGGGTTCAGCTGGATTCGTCGGTAATCGACGCCGCCGGCAAGGCATAA
- the bamD gene encoding outer membrane protein assembly factor BamD, with protein MRRFVFSTRFAPLSAAVAAALLAGSLSLHAQAAGTNPDGSQSESVTLSTGKQAKKRKGDEPKESKKDQKVQQSKDTKAAEKKRLKRNPLADVDKNLPDKQLYDKALEALNKGHFDVARLDLQTMLNTYPDSQYQMRAKLAVADSWYKEGGSAALAQAEAEYKDFITFFPNVPEAAEAQMRVGDIYFRQMDKPDRDYTKAMHAQEEYRNMIQQFPQSTLVPQAKQRLREVQEVLATRESEVALFYASHENWAAAIARYQTVADTYPLYSGMDQVLIGIGDGYAAQARFVRGANLPEGPKAKLEQEFDDRAMAAYTKAVTEHSASNHVEDARDRIAALNRPQPEATQEQTAASQALENSRSQYKLLDIAKIMFLRRPDVVQTATVGEPTMADPRPTLAPEVAKFVEDSFREALNPGASAAAAPKAVKAAPEAAASETPAAAQPGAPAAPATPLGFNDINNPADGSAPNSGAVNMTTPAAAPAAGATGTGVGLEIVTPKAGETPRTYGLKAVGGAENNQAVPPVEKPAAAEDTVNDIAPGQKTPAAQQAPANGKKAAKPSIDKSEESSSKNKKKKGLGKINPF; from the coding sequence ATGCGCCGTTTTGTTTTCTCGACCCGTTTCGCACCGCTTTCCGCCGCCGTGGCTGCGGCCCTTCTGGCCGGTTCACTGAGCCTGCACGCGCAGGCGGCCGGCACGAATCCTGACGGTTCACAGTCTGAGAGCGTCACGCTCTCCACGGGCAAGCAGGCAAAGAAGCGCAAAGGCGACGAACCAAAGGAGTCCAAGAAGGACCAGAAGGTTCAGCAGTCCAAAGACACCAAAGCAGCCGAGAAGAAGCGCCTGAAGCGGAACCCGCTGGCCGACGTGGACAAGAACCTGCCCGACAAGCAGCTCTACGACAAGGCGCTCGAAGCCCTGAACAAGGGCCACTTCGACGTCGCCCGCCTGGACCTGCAGACCATGCTCAATACCTATCCGGACTCGCAGTACCAGATGCGCGCCAAGCTGGCCGTCGCCGATAGCTGGTACAAGGAAGGCGGCTCCGCCGCCCTGGCCCAGGCCGAGGCCGAGTACAAGGACTTCATCACCTTCTTCCCCAACGTGCCCGAGGCCGCCGAGGCCCAGATGCGCGTCGGCGACATCTACTTCCGCCAGATGGATAAGCCTGACCGCGACTACACCAAGGCCATGCACGCGCAGGAAGAGTACCGGAACATGATTCAGCAGTTCCCGCAGTCCACGCTGGTGCCGCAGGCCAAGCAGCGTCTGCGTGAGGTACAGGAAGTACTGGCTACCCGTGAATCCGAGGTCGCCTTGTTCTACGCCTCCCACGAGAACTGGGCCGCTGCGATCGCACGCTACCAGACAGTGGCCGACACCTATCCGCTCTACAGCGGAATGGATCAGGTGCTGATCGGCATCGGCGACGGCTATGCCGCGCAGGCGCGTTTCGTCCGGGGAGCCAATCTTCCCGAGGGACCGAAGGCCAAGCTGGAGCAGGAGTTCGATGACCGCGCGATGGCCGCCTACACCAAGGCCGTGACCGAGCACTCCGCTTCGAATCACGTTGAGGATGCCCGCGACCGTATCGCCGCCCTGAACCGTCCGCAGCCCGAGGCCACCCAGGAACAGACAGCAGCCAGCCAGGCACTGGAGAACAGCCGCTCGCAGTACAAGCTGCTCGATATCGCCAAGATCATGTTCCTGCGCCGCCCAGACGTCGTCCAGACCGCGACGGTTGGTGAGCCCACCATGGCCGATCCGCGTCCCACCCTGGCGCCCGAAGTGGCAAAGTTTGTCGAAGACTCCTTCCGCGAAGCGCTCAACCCCGGAGCATCGGCAGCAGCCGCTCCCAAGGCAGTCAAGGCGGCTCCCGAAGCCGCAGCCTCTGAAACGCCGGCGGCAGCACAGCCTGGCGCTCCGGCAGCGCCCGCGACTCCGCTCGGCTTCAACGACATCAACAACCCGGCTGATGGCTCAGCTCCGAACTCAGGAGCGGTCAACATGACGACTCCGGCGGCCGCCCCGGCAGCAGGAGCGACCGGAACCGGAGTTGGCCTGGAGATTGTGACACCCAAGGCCGGCGAGACGCCGCGGACCTACGGTCTGAAGGCCGTCGGTGGCGCCGAGAACAACCAGGCAGTGCCCCCGGTAGAAAAGCCTGCAGCGGCGGAAGACACCGTGAACGATATCGCCCCTGGCCAGAAGACACCTGCAGCCCAGCAGGCGCCCGCCAACGGCAAGAAGGCTGCAAAGCCTTCGATCGATAAGAGCGAGGAGAGCTCCTCCAAGAACAAGAAGAAGAAGGGTCTGGGCAAGATCAACCCCTTCTAA